In Sporosarcina sp. PTS2304, a genomic segment contains:
- a CDS encoding DNA repair exonuclease, with protein sequence METIRFLHTADLHLDSPFKGMSASGPDEIEKIQQSTFQAFDRMITYAVEQQPDFIVIVGDIYDGEDRSLRAQIRFQQGMKRLDQAQIPVFLSYGNHDHLAGKWTRVSLPENVHVFAETVEQKRLTVRGETVTLHGFSYPQRHVREPMIADYQQADEGIHIGMLHGSVAGDSAHAVYAPFTISDLQRKNYQYWALGHIHKRQVLAQNPPIVYPGNLQGRHKNEQGVKGFYDVSLSGNQSSMTFVPASAIVFTTLTISCEGIEYADDWVAVCQKAIDYVAAEIGNIIIELVMTDTESLATALQRTSSESEWLEILREQYILQEPFVWIRAIEWPTLSANDFSTSLVDPVVDTMKNWQADEWDDVLAELYSHRVGRYIEPLTTSGREQLHQQASALLASELLKES encoded by the coding sequence ATGGAGACAATTCGTTTTTTACATACAGCGGATCTGCATTTGGACAGTCCGTTTAAAGGGATGTCCGCAAGTGGTCCGGATGAAATAGAAAAAATCCAACAATCAACGTTTCAAGCATTTGATCGAATGATTACTTATGCAGTCGAACAACAACCTGATTTCATTGTAATAGTAGGGGATATATACGATGGAGAAGATCGCAGTTTACGCGCGCAAATTCGTTTTCAGCAAGGGATGAAACGATTGGATCAAGCACAAATACCTGTATTCTTATCCTATGGAAATCACGATCATTTAGCGGGGAAATGGACACGGGTTTCATTGCCGGAAAATGTTCATGTGTTTGCGGAAACAGTTGAGCAAAAGCGACTAACTGTCAGGGGAGAGACTGTTACATTGCACGGTTTTAGTTATCCGCAGCGTCACGTAAGAGAGCCGATGATTGCAGACTACCAACAAGCGGACGAAGGAATACATATCGGGATGTTACACGGAAGTGTCGCGGGAGATTCCGCTCATGCAGTATACGCACCATTTACTATAAGCGACCTTCAGCGTAAAAACTATCAGTATTGGGCGCTCGGGCATATACATAAACGTCAAGTATTGGCACAAAACCCGCCAATTGTGTATCCGGGCAATTTACAAGGGCGGCATAAAAATGAACAAGGAGTAAAAGGGTTTTACGATGTCTCGCTATCAGGTAATCAATCCTCTATGACATTTGTACCGGCCTCCGCTATCGTTTTTACAACACTCACGATATCTTGTGAAGGGATTGAGTATGCAGATGACTGGGTGGCGGTCTGTCAAAAAGCAATTGACTATGTAGCGGCGGAGATAGGAAATATCATTATAGAGCTTGTCATGACAGATACAGAAAGTTTGGCGACTGCCTTACAACGGACTTCTTCTGAATCGGAATGGCTTGAAATTTTGCGCGAACAATATATTCTCCAAGAACCCTTCGTATGGATCCGTGCGATTGAGTGGCCGACATTATCTGCTAATGATTTTTCGACTTCGCTTGTTGACCCAGTAGTAGATACGATGAAGAACTGGCAGGCAGACGAATGGGATGACGTGTTGGCTGAGCTGTACAGCCATCGCGTAGGTCGCTATATAGAGCCGCTAACGACGAGTGGTAGAGAGCAATTGCACCAGCAGGCAAGCGCATTATTAGCGTCTGAATTACTGAAGGAGAGTTGA
- a CDS encoding ABC transporter permease has translation MREFWIIFKQSFITKAKTKSFFITTFIMVAGIFLFANLSTIIQSASNLIGDSEEEIVAVVDGSGKLADQLEEQLNNSREDIVIERSTESVEQLKKRVEEEQITAFLEVNIDETNTIHAIYTTSSLVDQYVPSALQDALQAIQTEVNADQLSLTTEQVATLFTSVQFEKQNISDSAKSEDELNSARVLVYVLMFVIYFAVIIYSSMIATEVATEKSSRVMEILISSVSPVKHMFAKVLGIGSLGIVQIMIYGVAGLLAYKLSSVSEENDLSAFFSLKNLEMSTLVYAVVFFLLGYFLYATLAALLGSLVSRTEDVQQMIMPMSLLIVAAFIIAATGLGNPELGYLKIASFIPFFTPLVMFLRVGLLDLPLWEPLLSIGILIVTIGILGWFGAKVYRGGVLMYGPSRSLKDIKKAIRLGKE, from the coding sequence ATGCGTGAGTTTTGGATTATTTTCAAGCAAAGTTTTATTACGAAAGCGAAAACGAAATCATTCTTCATCACTACGTTCATCATGGTAGCAGGAATTTTCCTCTTCGCAAACCTATCCACCATCATTCAGTCGGCGAGCAACTTAATAGGGGATAGTGAAGAGGAAATCGTTGCGGTTGTAGACGGAAGTGGGAAACTTGCAGACCAGCTGGAAGAACAATTGAACAATAGTAGAGAAGATATTGTCATTGAACGTTCTACTGAATCGGTGGAACAGCTAAAGAAACGAGTAGAAGAGGAACAAATTACCGCATTTTTAGAAGTGAATATTGATGAAACGAATACAATTCATGCCATATATACGACGAGCAGTTTGGTCGATCAATACGTTCCTTCCGCTTTACAAGATGCATTGCAGGCGATCCAGACAGAAGTAAATGCAGATCAATTGTCATTGACTACTGAACAAGTAGCAACTTTATTTACATCGGTACAATTTGAAAAGCAGAACATCTCTGATTCTGCTAAATCAGAAGACGAGTTAAATTCCGCCAGAGTATTAGTATATGTTTTAATGTTCGTCATTTACTTTGCGGTAATTATTTATTCGTCTATGATTGCGACAGAAGTGGCGACAGAAAAATCTTCGCGTGTAATGGAGATTTTAATCTCAAGTGTTTCTCCAGTGAAGCATATGTTTGCTAAAGTATTAGGGATTGGTTCACTAGGGATAGTTCAGATTATGATCTATGGCGTAGCAGGTTTGCTTGCATATAAACTATCTTCAGTGAGTGAGGAAAATGACTTGTCTGCTTTCTTCAGTTTAAAAAACTTGGAAATGAGCACACTCGTCTATGCAGTTGTATTTTTCTTGCTTGGATACTTTTTATATGCGACGCTTGCGGCATTGCTCGGGTCACTTGTTAGTCGAACGGAAGATGTGCAGCAAATGATCATGCCAATGTCTTTACTTATCGTGGCAGCTTTCATCATCGCAGCAACAGGGCTCGGTAATCCAGAATTGGGGTATTTAAAAATTGCATCCTTTATTCCGTTTTTCACTCCACTCGTTATGTTTTTACGAGTCGGTTTATTGGATCTTCCACTCTGGGAGCCGTTACTATCTATTGGCATTTTGATTGTCACAATCGGTATTCTTGGCTGGTTTGGAGCAAAAGTGTATCGTGGCGGAGTGTTGATGTACGGACCTTCTCGCTCATTGAAAGATATAAAGAAAGCGATTCGCCTTGGGAAAGAATAA
- a CDS encoding ABC transporter ATP-binding protein encodes MALQLQQVTKRFGDFTAVDQLSLTVEEGTMYGFLGANGAGKTTTFRMILGLLTATEGTIAWNHQPITYATSPQIGYLPEERGLYPKMKVQEQLIFLGQLRGMNKSDAKQAALNWLERFEVPHYTNKKVEELSKGNQQKIQVIAALMHNPKLLILDEPFSGLDPVNVEMLKKAIIDFRNGGATILFSSHRMDHVEELCEQLSIIHQGQQLVSGKLRDVKRSFGKQNVRLRADFPLDDLDAIAGVEVAHHSLDGAVFQVGSDTVAERLLQAALQKGPIRHFEIEEPSLQDIFIAKVGEDNA; translated from the coding sequence ATGGCCTTGCAGCTACAACAAGTCACTAAACGATTTGGTGACTTCACAGCGGTAGATCAGCTATCGTTAACTGTGGAAGAAGGAACGATGTACGGCTTTTTAGGCGCGAACGGAGCCGGAAAGACGACTACATTCCGAATGATTCTTGGTTTATTGACCGCAACAGAAGGGACAATTGCTTGGAACCATCAACCGATCACGTACGCCACGAGTCCGCAAATTGGCTATTTGCCAGAAGAACGGGGACTGTACCCGAAAATGAAAGTGCAGGAACAACTGATCTTTCTCGGGCAATTGCGTGGTATGAATAAATCGGATGCCAAACAAGCGGCCCTCAATTGGCTCGAGCGATTTGAAGTTCCGCATTATACGAATAAAAAAGTAGAAGAATTATCGAAAGGGAACCAGCAGAAAATCCAAGTAATCGCTGCGCTCATGCATAATCCGAAATTATTAATTTTGGATGAACCGTTTTCGGGACTAGATCCTGTAAACGTCGAAATGCTGAAGAAAGCTATTATCGATTTTCGTAATGGGGGAGCGACGATCCTTTTCTCCAGCCACCGCATGGATCATGTAGAAGAACTATGTGAACAACTTAGTATTATTCATCAAGGTCAGCAATTAGTCAGCGGAAAATTACGTGATGTGAAACGTTCATTTGGCAAACAGAATGTCAGGCTTCGCGCAGACTTCCCTTTGGATGACTTGGATGCTATTGCAGGTGTCGAAGTAGCACATCATTCATTGGATGGTGCGGTGTTTCAGGTAGGCAGTGATACAGTGGCTGAACGATTGTTACAAGCGGCGTTGCAAAAAGGACCGATCCGCCATTTTGAAATAGAGGAACCATCATTGCAAGATATTTTTATTGCAAAAGTAGGTGAGGACAATGCGTGA
- a CDS encoding YhzD family protein codes for MKTYKLTAYEKDGSLITEETFTAETDEAAKEQGLQLLTEKDLLERTHRLASPLGKLLLFHS; via the coding sequence ATGAAGACTTACAAATTGACTGCTTATGAGAAGGACGGTTCACTAATTACGGAGGAGACTTTTACTGCGGAGACGGACGAGGCGGCGAAGGAGCAAGGGCTTCAGTTGCTGACTGAGAAGGATTTACTGGAGCGCACACACCGCTTGGCGTCTCCTTTAGGCAAGTTGTTGCTGTTCCATTCGTAA
- the mgsA gene encoding methylglyoxal synthase, with protein MNIALIAHDEKKAELVNFTIAYEQIFAKHTLYATGTTGLRIMDETDLSITRLMSGPLGGDQQIGAMIATGKLDLILFFRDPLTAQPHEPDVSALLRLCDVYGIPLATNLASAELLLRAIEKGYFSWRETAAKYQ; from the coding sequence GTGAACATTGCTTTAATTGCGCATGATGAAAAAAAGGCAGAATTGGTGAATTTCACAATTGCTTACGAACAAATATTTGCCAAACACACTCTTTACGCTACAGGTACAACTGGATTGCGTATTATGGACGAAACGGATCTTTCCATCACGCGACTTATGTCCGGACCACTCGGTGGCGATCAACAAATCGGAGCGATGATTGCTACTGGAAAGCTAGACTTGATTTTATTTTTCCGTGATCCATTAACAGCACAGCCACATGAACCTGACGTTAGTGCTTTACTACGCCTATGCGATGTTTATGGAATTCCACTTGCGACGAACTTAGCTTCTGCGGAATTACTTCTGCGCGCAATTGAAAAAGGCTATTTCTCATGGAGAGAAACAGCTGCTAAATATCAATAA
- a CDS encoding enoyl-CoA hydratase, whose protein sequence is MTKQIEVEIQGRLATITFNQPEVMNAMDGVMMRELADIVTTLKNNSSVHIVLFRGAGHAFSAGGNVKAMLDPNGPMKMEDIMVDLSRLALAMYSMPQITIASVHGAAAGLGCSIAIACDFVIAEETSKIAMNFIGIGLVPDGGGHFFLKERVGTTMAKQLIWSGEVLDGKRAMQIGLIDQVVADGEAWNIAQQRAQLLLSSPTASMVASKKILHAVGVAELEKVVELEAQAQATMRKTADHQEGIRAFVEKRKPTFTGQ, encoded by the coding sequence TTGACTAAACAAATTGAAGTAGAAATTCAAGGAAGACTGGCAACCATAACATTTAATCAGCCTGAAGTAATGAATGCAATGGACGGTGTGATGATGAGGGAATTAGCGGATATTGTAACTACTCTAAAGAATAATTCATCTGTCCATATCGTGTTATTCCGTGGAGCAGGTCACGCATTTTCTGCGGGTGGAAATGTAAAAGCGATGCTAGATCCAAATGGTCCAATGAAGATGGAAGATATTATGGTGGATCTCTCTAGACTGGCTCTCGCAATGTACAGCATGCCTCAAATCACTATCGCTTCCGTACATGGTGCGGCGGCGGGCCTTGGATGTAGCATTGCCATTGCATGTGATTTCGTTATAGCGGAAGAAACAAGTAAGATCGCTATGAACTTTATTGGAATCGGACTAGTTCCAGACGGCGGAGGTCATTTCTTTCTGAAGGAAAGAGTCGGCACTACGATGGCGAAGCAATTGATCTGGTCAGGCGAAGTATTGGATGGAAAGCGAGCCATGCAAATAGGCCTGATCGATCAAGTCGTCGCGGATGGAGAAGCTTGGAATATAGCTCAACAACGTGCGCAATTACTATTGAGTTCCCCGACAGCCTCTATGGTAGCATCAAAAAAGATTTTACATGCAGTTGGTGTAGCGGAATTAGAGAAAGTAGTAGAGCTCGAAGCGCAGGCGCAGGCGACGATGCGTAAAACTGCCGATCACCAAGAAGGCATTCGGGCATTTGTAGAAAAGCGAAAGCCAACGTTTACGGGACAATAA
- a CDS encoding coproporphyrinogen III oxidase codes for MQQLYVNQQFPQDWIRLFTHLANLFFEQSKIVSEIVDKDTINIRFTENLESPSVYAELRWQGKQYEAKFSEEIATTEEREMIRQRKRMYSHALLEVLEQATGMEQEWGILTGIRPTKLYHMYRQEGFSVDEAKQLLQQRHRVSLRKSELIAQIADIQLHALPDLYTLKQEVSIYIGIPFCPTKCAYCTFPAYAIHRKNGRVESFLDGLHEEMRAIGNWLKEHDIRITTIYFGGGTPTSIEAEEMDALYQTMVDSFPYMEHVREVTVEAGRPDTITIPKLEVLKKWEIDRISVNPQSYTDETLKAIGRHHSVQETIDKYWLSREQGMRNVNMDLIIGLPNEGLAEFEHSLAETEKMQPESLTIHTLSFKRASEMTRNKDKYQVADRNTVGLMMTRGEQWAKKNGYIPYYLYRQKNILGNLENVGYAKPGEESLYNILIMEEAQTIIGLGCGASSKFMNPSTGKLTQFHNPKEPAAYILGFEDSIDRKIAYLNEVFQNQTC; via the coding sequence ATGCAGCAACTTTATGTAAATCAACAGTTTCCACAAGATTGGATTCGGCTATTCACACATTTAGCAAATTTGTTTTTTGAACAATCGAAAATTGTGTCGGAAATAGTAGATAAAGATACAATTAATATTCGTTTTACTGAAAATTTGGAGTCGCCGAGTGTGTATGCAGAATTGCGTTGGCAAGGCAAGCAGTATGAAGCAAAGTTTTCAGAAGAAATAGCAACTACGGAAGAACGTGAAATGATTCGTCAGCGAAAAAGAATGTATTCTCATGCGTTGCTTGAGGTGCTCGAACAGGCGACGGGTATGGAGCAAGAGTGGGGGATCTTAACAGGCATTCGACCAACAAAGTTGTACCACATGTATCGCCAAGAAGGTTTTTCAGTAGATGAAGCTAAACAATTATTGCAACAACGTCATCGCGTATCGTTGCGAAAGAGTGAGCTGATTGCACAAATTGCCGATATTCAGCTACATGCATTACCTGATCTTTATACGCTAAAACAAGAAGTGAGTATTTATATCGGTATTCCTTTTTGTCCGACAAAATGTGCGTATTGTACATTTCCTGCGTATGCGATCCACCGGAAAAATGGCCGTGTGGAAAGCTTCCTCGACGGATTGCATGAAGAAATGAGAGCGATCGGCAATTGGTTGAAAGAACATGATATTCGCATAACAACGATTTATTTTGGTGGCGGTACACCGACCTCTATTGAAGCGGAGGAAATGGATGCATTGTATCAAACAATGGTTGATTCATTCCCTTATATGGAGCATGTGCGTGAAGTAACTGTGGAAGCAGGTCGGCCGGATACTATTACAATCCCTAAATTAGAAGTGCTGAAAAAGTGGGAGATTGATCGTATTAGTGTCAACCCACAGTCGTATACAGATGAAACATTGAAAGCGATCGGACGTCACCATAGTGTGCAGGAGACGATCGATAAATATTGGCTATCACGTGAGCAAGGGATGCGCAATGTTAATATGGATTTAATTATTGGCTTGCCAAATGAAGGACTTGCAGAATTTGAGCATTCATTGGCCGAGACGGAAAAAATGCAGCCAGAGTCGTTAACTATTCATACACTGTCATTTAAACGGGCATCTGAAATGACTCGAAACAAAGATAAATATCAAGTGGCTGATCGAAACACAGTCGGTCTAATGATGACACGCGGTGAACAATGGGCGAAGAAGAACGGCTACATCCCTTATTATTTGTATCGTCAAAAAAATATATTAGGCAATCTAGAAAATGTAGGTTATGCGAAGCCGGGCGAAGAGAGCCTCTATAATATTTTAATAATGGAAGAAGCTCAAACGATTATCGGATTAGGTTGTGGAGCTTCCAGTAAATTTATGAATCCATCAACGGGTAAACTGACACAGTTCCACAATCCAAAAGAACCAGCTGCGTATATACTAGGATTTGAAGATTCTATCGATCGGAAAATCGCTTATTTGAATGAAGTTTTTCAAAACCAGACTTGTTGA
- a CDS encoding YlbF family regulator — MTVNIYDDMNKLESTLRKTDQYQAVKTAMAEVKADEEARVLFESFRDIQMNLQQKQMAGEEIAGEELEHAQKTAQLAQENPTIMAMLTAEMKLSELIEEVNRVVLKPVQDLYESFN, encoded by the coding sequence ATGACAGTAAATATTTACGATGATATGAACAAATTGGAATCTACATTGCGTAAAACAGATCAGTATCAAGCGGTGAAAACGGCAATGGCGGAAGTAAAAGCAGACGAAGAAGCACGTGTATTATTCGAAAGCTTCCGCGATATTCAGATGAACTTGCAACAAAAGCAAATGGCAGGAGAAGAAATTGCGGGAGAAGAGCTGGAACACGCACAAAAAACTGCACAACTAGCTCAGGAAAATCCGACAATCATGGCAATGCTAACGGCTGAAATGAAGCTTAGTGAATTGATTGAAGAAGTAAATCGTGTCGTATTGAAACCAGTGCAAGACTTATATGAAAGCTTTAACTAA
- a CDS encoding DUF445 domain-containing protein: MKRLKIVLTILFMAFIGALIGGVTNHLAIKMLFRPHEAKYIGNTRLPFTPGLIPKRRNELARQLGKTVTNYLLTPDLFRKKLLTPVMEKRVEAFVQKKMDQYILQSDKTLNDWLGIAGATQLPEQVEERLLTIMDQQMYDMKAKVTTGTVEEVMPIRWQQQIEERIPLASNFVLGRAEQFIDSAEGRQTFQKLIDDFLHSKGTFGGMLNMFFGESDSLVGKIQREAIRFVNAPGTKDLLDQLIWKEWHNIQQQPMEQLTAGFDWDSVFSSVTKYALEQLALRKRLDQSLFYYWPQGSEWTAEHVTPKVVGFLFEQAEAQLDESLRKLKLDELVKEQVDTFPVAVLEDLVLGISRREFKMITVLGALLGGLIGIVQGIIALTLNGL; this comes from the coding sequence GTGAAGCGATTGAAAATAGTGCTAACCATTTTGTTCATGGCGTTTATTGGTGCGCTTATTGGTGGAGTGACGAATCACCTGGCGATTAAAATGCTATTTAGACCGCATGAAGCAAAATATATTGGGAATACCCGCTTACCGTTTACGCCTGGATTAATACCAAAACGGCGTAATGAGTTAGCAAGACAACTCGGCAAGACCGTCACAAATTACTTGCTGACGCCTGATCTGTTTCGCAAAAAGTTGTTGACGCCTGTAATGGAGAAACGTGTAGAGGCATTTGTTCAGAAAAAAATGGATCAATACATTCTTCAATCGGACAAGACATTGAATGACTGGCTTGGAATTGCAGGTGCAACACAACTTCCGGAACAAGTGGAAGAACGTTTGCTCACTATAATGGATCAACAAATGTATGATATGAAGGCAAAAGTGACAACCGGTACAGTGGAAGAGGTCATGCCAATACGTTGGCAACAGCAAATAGAGGAAAGAATCCCTCTTGCTTCTAATTTTGTCTTAGGTCGTGCAGAACAGTTTATCGATTCCGCGGAAGGAAGACAGACGTTTCAGAAGTTAATCGATGATTTTCTTCATTCGAAAGGGACGTTTGGCGGTATGCTCAATATGTTTTTTGGAGAATCAGACTCGCTTGTTGGGAAGATTCAACGCGAAGCTATTCGGTTTGTGAACGCACCTGGGACGAAAGATTTGCTCGATCAGTTAATCTGGAAAGAATGGCATAATATTCAGCAACAGCCGATGGAGCAACTAACTGCCGGGTTTGATTGGGATAGTGTGTTTAGTTCTGTTACGAAGTATGCTTTAGAACAATTAGCACTTAGAAAAAGACTGGATCAAAGTTTGTTTTATTACTGGCCACAAGGTTCAGAATGGACAGCTGAACACGTAACACCTAAAGTAGTCGGTTTTTTGTTTGAGCAAGCAGAAGCACAGCTTGATGAATCGCTACGAAAGCTCAAACTCGACGAACTGGTGAAAGAGCAAGTAGATACATTTCCGGTAGCTGTGTTGGAAGACTTAGTGCTAGGAATTTCACGCAGAGAGTTTAAGATGATTACGGTTCTAGGTGCACTTCTTGGTGGATTGATCGGGATCGTGCAAGGTATAATAGCACTCACATTAAATGGATTATAG
- a CDS encoding helical backbone metal receptor produces the protein MPLKKELTDHLGRTVVYNFPPKRIVCLCPGITETLFAIGLENEMVGRTRYCIYPEAAKEIPAVAGTKDLQLDKIHAVAPDLIIMEKEENTKEMVDTLAAHYPVYVAEVQTIDDAYRMITDMGIVTDRQNEANFLSKEIRQAFADLPELPKKRVAYVIWKKPYMVAGKDTYINTLLQEIGFITPFADTLDRYPAVTEEQFKEAQLDLVLLSSEPYPFKEKQQLQFQEMLPTSTIRLIDGEMFWYGARMLLGARYLKTYDFGC, from the coding sequence TTGCCATTGAAAAAAGAACTGACAGATCATCTAGGACGTACAGTTGTTTATAATTTTCCACCTAAACGGATTGTCTGTTTATGTCCGGGTATTACAGAAACGTTATTCGCGATTGGACTTGAAAACGAAATGGTCGGTAGAACACGTTACTGCATTTATCCCGAAGCTGCAAAAGAGATTCCAGCAGTGGCGGGAACAAAAGATTTGCAACTTGATAAGATTCACGCAGTTGCTCCAGATTTGATTATTATGGAAAAAGAAGAAAACACAAAAGAAATGGTCGACACACTCGCTGCACATTATCCTGTATATGTAGCAGAAGTCCAAACAATAGACGATGCCTATCGAATGATTACGGATATGGGGATTGTAACAGATCGACAAAATGAGGCAAATTTCCTTTCCAAAGAAATTAGACAGGCATTTGCAGACTTACCTGAGCTACCTAAAAAAAGAGTGGCATACGTCATTTGGAAAAAGCCGTATATGGTCGCCGGAAAAGATACGTATATTAACACACTGTTACAAGAGATCGGATTCATCACACCATTTGCAGACACCCTCGATCGCTATCCTGCTGTAACGGAAGAGCAATTCAAAGAAGCTCAGCTAGATCTCGTATTATTGTCATCTGAACCATATCCGTTTAAAGAGAAGCAGCAATTGCAATTCCAAGAAATGTTGCCTACTTCTACTATCCGATTAATCGACGGAGAAATGTTTTGGTACGGAGCACGCATGTTGCTCGGCGCACGCTATTTGAAGACGTATGACTTTGGCTGCTAA
- a CDS encoding ferritin-like domain-containing protein, protein MFVTQLKNAIEDEYKSYFYYKSMYQLTNDPLWQEFIRHAYEDEKSHYEMFQQLHYMMTGSFVQNPKKLAPCTDLKECAKNALVAELEAVELYKEMLLTVPLDEGYDPIFIALHDEIEHAVRMSTIFNGI, encoded by the coding sequence GTGTTTGTAACTCAATTAAAAAATGCGATTGAAGATGAATACAAATCTTATTTTTATTATAAGTCAATGTATCAGTTGACGAATGATCCTCTATGGCAGGAGTTTATACGTCATGCCTATGAAGATGAAAAGAGTCATTATGAAATGTTTCAACAACTTCATTATATGATGACGGGCAGCTTTGTGCAAAATCCTAAAAAATTAGCACCTTGCACGGATTTGAAAGAATGTGCAAAAAATGCGTTAGTTGCAGAACTCGAAGCTGTGGAACTATATAAAGAAATGCTGTTAACTGTACCGCTTGACGAAGGGTATGATCCTATTTTTATTGCATTGCATGACGAGATAGAGCATGCGGTTCGGATGTCAACAATTTTCAATGGAATATAA
- a CDS encoding DUF5342 family protein, whose product MMLQHFSYKKMFADSDLPGWIINFYYQNKHYTADYHKDGTIQWAHDAPPNIAKVEEMVHDLMTFHVYE is encoded by the coding sequence ATGATGCTACAACATTTCAGTTATAAAAAAATGTTTGCAGATTCAGACTTGCCTGGCTGGATTATAAATTTTTATTATCAAAACAAACATTACACAGCTGACTACCATAAAGACGGCACGATACAATGGGCCCATGACGCTCCGCCTAATATAGCAAAAGTAGAAGAAATGGTTCACGACCTCATGACTTTCCACGTCTATGAATGA
- a CDS encoding hemolysin family protein: MDIAIRLAAFAALIALTAFFVACEFAIVKVRSSRLDQLISEGNKRAVLSKKIADNLDEYLSACQLGITITALGLGMLGEPTVKLMMTPVFDYLSLDANVETILSFTVALAIVTYLHVVVGELAPKTIALHKAEELSLSLSVPLNLFYRLMYPIIKGMNLSARLVTRLLGFKSISELEVAHTEEELRIILSDSLRSGEINQAEYKYVNRIFEFDDRVAKEIMLPRTEMMTVDKEMTLSDVFEMMDVEQYTRYPITDGDKDHVIGLVNMKHLLTAYIKDPTNGSKSVLNYMQPIIRVIETMPIGDLLLKIQRERIHMAILLDEYGGTSGLVTIEDILEEIVGEIRDEFDLDELPELQKIGTDHYILDAKMLIENVNDALGIEILEDDIDTIGGWFMDQRFEAVPGEKIIEQGYEFTVSEVDGHHILYLETKKQPPQTAVEEDVIVSQ, encoded by the coding sequence TTGGACATTGCCATACGATTGGCAGCATTTGCTGCCTTGATCGCACTCACCGCTTTTTTTGTCGCGTGTGAATTTGCAATCGTGAAAGTTCGATCATCGCGTCTGGATCAGCTGATCTCAGAAGGAAATAAACGCGCCGTTCTTTCAAAAAAAATTGCCGATAACTTAGATGAATACTTATCTGCCTGCCAGCTCGGAATAACGATCACAGCACTCGGTCTAGGTATGCTTGGAGAGCCAACTGTTAAACTTATGATGACTCCCGTCTTCGATTATCTTTCATTGGACGCAAACGTAGAAACGATTCTATCCTTCACTGTAGCTTTGGCCATTGTTACGTATCTCCATGTCGTTGTAGGTGAACTTGCACCAAAGACTATTGCGCTACACAAAGCAGAAGAACTATCGCTTTCTTTATCAGTACCCTTAAATTTATTTTACCGTTTGATGTATCCAATTATTAAAGGGATGAATTTATCGGCACGTCTTGTCACACGATTGCTCGGCTTCAAATCAATATCCGAATTAGAAGTAGCACACACCGAAGAAGAATTACGCATTATTTTGTCGGATAGTTTACGTAGCGGAGAAATTAATCAGGCAGAATATAAATATGTCAACAGAATATTCGAATTTGATGATAGAGTAGCTAAAGAAATTATGTTGCCACGTACCGAAATGATGACTGTGGACAAAGAAATGACGTTATCCGATGTTTTTGAAATGATGGACGTGGAACAGTATACACGTTACCCCATCACAGACGGTGACAAAGACCACGTAATCGGTTTAGTGAATATGAAACATTTGTTAACTGCTTATATTAAAGACCCTACAAATGGTAGTAAATCCGTACTTAACTATATGCAACCTATTATTCGCGTCATTGAGACGATGCCTATTGGTGATTTGCTATTGAAAATCCAGAGAGAGCGAATCCATATGGCCATTTTGTTGGATGAATATGGCGGAACATCTGGTCTTGTGACAATTGAAGATATTTTGGAAGAAATCGTCGGAGAAATCCGTGATGAATTCGACTTAGATGAATTACCTGAACTACAGAAAATTGGTACCGATCATTATATTCTAGACGCAAAAATGCTAATAGAGAATGTGAATGATGCACTAGGTATTGAAATCTTAGAAGACGATATCGATACGATCGGTGGTTGGTTTATGGACCAGCGATTCGAAGCTGTACCAGGAGAAAAAATCATTGAACAAGGATATGAATTTACTGTCAGCGAAGTAGATGGACATCATATTCTTTACTTAGAAACAAAAAAACAACCTCCTCAAACAGCAGTTGAGGAAGATGTTATTGTGTCACAATAA